The stretch of DNA TGGTGATGAAAAGGCAAAAGCCGAAATACCTCAGAGAGCTGCACAATGGCCTGGTGCGTAATGGACTTGTCCATGTTCCGGGAAGCGAGTTGAGCCTGTGGGATCGAAGGAGCAGAATAAAAACCAACCGCTAACGCACTTCACATGTTAGACCCTCCTCTCAAAGAGCGATAAATGGTGACAAATGGACCAGTCAGTCCTTTGAGTCAAAGGCTCTAACATGATGCAGACATTACAACTCACTACACTTAACTCTCTGGCTTTCTCGACCATCCCCCGCGTCTTCCCCTccttcaaattattattattattttattttttttaaatcggtACACTGCGATGATCATTAAATTCTAGTTGACAATTAACTGTCACGTAATTTATAGCGTTCAACTAAATCAGCTGTCTACGTTTTCCAACCATATCAAACAGCTGCCTCTCTTTGACGACACACAGCGCTGCACTATTAGCGTGCGCCATCTGGTACggtcacatttatatttacactcATCAGAAAAGCTTCTGCAATAGACAGTTGCTGCGATGGAACTCCTGCAGCGTCCGGCTCTCCCAGTTtggaaaattatttatttgggatcatttgtttttttgtttgttttttttttttagattgagGCACTAGCATCTCTGACTGCAATGTCTGTGCTGAGCATCTGACAAATCGGACGCAGATGCAAtaagatgaaaccattaaaagaATGTAACTCAaatgtatatatagtcctgGACATTTCTTTGGGTTGCATTGCAAGAGGTCATTGGTAAATCTTATAAACACAAATAGAAATTTTCAGTTTGACTCTGGCTGCAACCCTGACTAAGGAGGTCGCTGTGGACTGTAGGAAGAAAAACTCATTCAGGTCTCATTGATAGATGAGCACTGTGTGGAGACGGGGGTCACACTTCAGCTTCCTGGGAGTCCACATCACAAACACCGTTGAGCTGGTGAAGACGGCCCAGCAGAAACTTTACTTCCTGAGAGTTCTCAGTAAGAACTACACCCCTCAAGAACTGCAAGTGTCTAGAACATCCTGAtgtactgtctgtgtgtgcggtTTCCCCAGCTGCACAATAGCCCAGAAGAAAGCGAAGCAAGGAGTCATAAAGGCCGCCCAGAGAAGAGACAAAGGCTGTCCTCTCCCCTGTCCATCCCCTGATGGACTCATCTCACCTGGGTCACAAACTTTTCAAAGTGTTGCCATCGGTCAGACGATACAGGAAAACCCGAACTAACAGACTGGAAAAAAGCTCCAATCCGACATCTGTTAATGTATTAAATGCTGCTAAAGCAGATTTAATTCACATTCCCTGAGGGATTGTGCAATGACTGTAGAATGTAGATGTGgactcagacagactttaatgatccacaagggaaattaattgctcaaagtagcttaattgtCTGCAGGAGAATGAGCCTCTCTAATGTTTGTGTAGTGGATGGGacggattgtccataatggagagcagtttgtccagtgtcctcctgtccttcaCTGAGACAAACGACTCCAACTCCGAACtaccgatcacatgtccagcctttcggatcaatctgttgatcctactgatgtgttttttgctTCATGTCTTAACATGACCTTTTTATTATGTCTTATTAAATTTGAGCTCTTGCTCCGAATAGACCACACTTCATTTCACTGTACATGTTACAATGACGATGAATATATTCTGCTCTATACTGTAGCAATATATATTTCCTTTGCTAAGTAAAGATTACAAGGTGAGGTAACTGGAGCGTTACAAACACACCTCAGTAATGAGGAGACCTCTCGTTAGTGCTCGCTTCTCTGCCTTCTTGCCAACAACTCAATCCTCACTGTGTCTATGAACACAATCTCTTCAGAGATCAGTGGGTTTGGAATTATTGTAACTATTCGGCagagcattatttatttaaagtgttgTCGTCCACGCAGCACGTGGGCCCGTTTTCAATGAAAAAATGGGGCGTGGTGATGAGAAGCTACTCTGGGCGACGTACTGCTGGTCTGATAGCTTTAGGGACATCTCAGTGCAGCTgttacaaatatatatacactgcaCATCTAACACCACAACATACCTCTGACCTCTCCCGCCTGTTGCTGAGCTCTTTAACCTTCGCCGTCACAAAGTCCATGTTGAGCAGCCTCTCCTCCGCTTTGGCGTGCTCCACCGCCTGCAGTTTGGCCGTTTTGTTGATGTCCctgaacaaaacacaacaaaacaaacaacgacACTTACAGATGTTGCAGCAAATGGTGGAGTTTTGATATGAATGCAGATGTGCATCAAGTGCATAATCCTTACTCTTGTAAATTGCTTCGCAGCACCAGAGTGGCGCCGATTCTCTTTCTGAGGGCCCGGAGCTCTTTCTCAAGTCTTCTGCTGGACTTTTCTGCCTCCAGAAGTTCACTGGTGAGGTCGTTGACTGCTGGCATGAagctgcataaaaaaacaacaatcagtATGATGACACCggccacagaaacagaaaaaaaggagtaaTGACTGTTTACCTCCCAAGTGATGTATCTCTCACTCCAAGCACCATAGCATTGTCCACTAACGCAGACAAATAGTCGGCAGTGGGCTTGGACAAGCTTGCACAGGACAGACCAACACTGTGTAGAAGCACATCCTGGAGATGAGCACCTACGCGaataaaacacagctgtgaACATTTAATGGAGCAAGTAAATGAGCAACAGTGTTTTCTAACATTTGGCAGGACACCAAAACAGAATACGTGCTTCTTTAAACAAACCCACGGGTTAACAAATTAGTTTTTACCCCATCTTCACTTTACTTTTCACTGCATGTACAGTGACGTTAGCTCTGTTGTGTCTCAGCCACTCACCCTCAGCCTCGTACTCCGATGCTTTCTGCTTCAGGTCGTCTATGAGCAGAGCTGTGTCGCTACACCGGGCTTCGCTGGACTGTGCCAGCTGGTACAGTATGTCCACTGTCCTTGTGTTGACTTCAAACTGTGGCACCGGCTGATCGCCAAACACTGAGCTGAGCCAGCTCCTCACCTGAGAAAACGACGCGAACGCAGGAGGATGTGAACACAAGATAATAGTCACCGGATTCATTCATAGAGTTATGTTAACGAGACGCCAGATTTGTTTTACCTTCTTAATCTTCTCACACATCGTAGGGGGGAGACGATAACAACTGCTTTCTTGATAATTTAAGATGGTCCACTAACTTTTAAGCTAACAGAAAAACGACGTCGGATTTCGCGCCGCCCAAATTAATTCCGACAACTTCCGGGTTATCAGCCAATGAGCTGAGTAGCTACGTTTGGCGACAACAACAAAccgtacatatatattttaataaatctgAGAAGAGTGAAAAATGTCAGTGAGGCAAATTCATGCAAACAAAGTGGTTATGAATTAAGTCAAtacgagaaaaaaataaaaataaaaaacaaaaaacatatatcGGCTTCACGTTTCGGCTCACAAAACAGAAGAGATTAAGTCAAGATAGTTCACGTCGGTCCACTGAGTCTATCTCATATGATTAAACTGAAAAGATATGAGAGAACGACTGAATTACAAAAAagatatatcaatatatataaatattttaattggcACCTGAATATTGGTGTGAAACGTTAAGGAAAATGACAGAACTTGACAAAAGATGGGaatgttaaatatgaatttcattttatggTCAACGTGATGTATACAGCCTGTATATGCGGATCGTAAAACGTTTGAACATGctgtttaacattaaaaaaaaaaaaaaaaaaaaaaaaaaaatcacatgcaGACATATTTTAATTCACAGTACTTCATAACACTGAGCCATAAAGATCACATGGGGAAGAAGGCGGAAGTAAACACATGTTAACATCTTTGCGATTGTTTAAGTTTTTCTAACCGTGTCCatagacccacacacacacacactccgttGCTGTGATACATTAACgcgtccgccatattggatgtggcAGATCATGCAAACAACAACCCATAAAATCACAgattaacatatttaaacaaaaacaattacaacTACCAAAGGTTCCACCTCTTAAACTCCCCTTTCATACTCACTTGTGAAAGGTAATGCCGTAAGATCTGGTTTGTATTGTAAACCTGTTAGTTGACTTccatatgaaaatgaaaagattagCCTCGATGTAGCATAAAAATATAGTAATCCTGGAGGGGCACTTACTTTTGCTAGAGTTCACGTCAGATTTCTGTCTTGTGTTtatcaaacacatcaacataaaaATTACAATGCAGTAAAAACGTATAATGCTAACAAGGTCCGAGCTGGAGTCGTTCCCAGACTTTCTCTCTGGGTGGCATTGGTGCTAACAATCATGTCGCTGTTGTGCACAAGATTAGCCTCGGTGTCGCATAAAAATGTAGTAAGGACTTTTGCAACAAATATGTCATATTCGGTCATTTTCCTGAATACCTaactacattttattcattaaattgttccgataaataaacacaaacttcgacgattgtttttaattaaatacaactCTGCAAATGTTctgataaataaacacaaatagatGACTTCGACGATTGCTCTTTTATAGggatcaagtttttttttttttcctaacaagcatgttttgCATTGGGGGAAACCGGAGTGCCCGGAGAAAACCACGCggacagagggagaacatgtaaactccacccagaattatgagctggactcgaacccggacctgaCACTGGGTGGCAGTGGTGCTAGCCACCATGCCGCTGTGCCGCCCGtgaaataatacaatatattcGCTAAATACTGTTGGAATGACGCCAAAGAAGTGCAATATTGTGGCAGTATTGTGTACAAGATTAGCCACGATGTAGCATCAAAATGTATTAATCATGGAGGCGCACTTTTGCAAGAGTTCACGTCAGATTTCTGTCTTGTGTTTATCAAACACATCAGCATAATAATTATAAAGCAGTAAAAACGTATAATTACCAGGGTAAATCCTAACAAGGTCCAAGttggactcgaacccagactTTCTCGCTTGGTGGCATTGGAGCTAACAACCATGTCACTGTTGTGCACAAGATTAGCCTCAGTGTAGCATGAAAATGTAGTAAGGACTTTTGTCTGCAAATGttctaataaataaacacaaataaatgacttCGACGATTGTTCTTTTATAGTGGTCaattattatgataattagactacttgtttaatgaaacgcttgaatggccttctgagagtagatgctacaatcctctctattttctttttagtaggctaTAATCACGAAACAGCAAGAAGGACATTatgaccttttttattttttatttctattttcatcCTTACTGAtttgagatgatgagtgtgatttagataaagacagtgtgattgtacatttaagtctcattCTGTGAAAAAAGAACTCTGCGtgtagctaaatgcttagattaaaaaagtgtcattgtgcagatcaaagttttatattattcaaaaggagaaatcttattttacaaaaaagacaaacatggtttcatggtttattgagcacattttatttcatgtttattaagacaaagaatgtttgtcttttttgtattaatacttaatgtattttgttttggttttaaataaactaaactaaacattttgaacgcttaaatattgccctgttttgtcccTATATGTGCgcccctgaaaaaacactggcctCACCTCGGCCCCCTGGTCATTTTGATTTAGAATCGCCACTGGAGGACACGAAAAGAAGTATCATGCCAAAGCGTCTTATACTCCCGCCGGTCACTGGGGCACTGCGTGTCAGTGTCACGCTTTGTTTCGCACAAGCCGGTGGGGGACATGCTCATAgacataaaatcacaaattggcatacatacatatatataaaaaatcaaCTACAACTACCAACAGTTCCACCCCTTAAACCCCCTTTTCATTCCTACCTCTGAAAGGTAATGTCGTGAGATCTGGTTTGTACTGTAAACCTGTTggtacatttcttttcttctgaaaaTTAATGAGGAATCTTCTCCGATCGTCccactttgccacatccaagatggcggcgatGTTGACGTACGAttctgtgtttatatatgtctatggccgtgtccacctcctccagtccagcaggtggcggtaatgcTCATATAAGCTGGTTCCCATCCGCCAATAGCTAGGCAGACCTTCACTTCAACGTCAACAACCCGCCTTTTCCAAAGCATTTTAGTTTGTAAAACTCATTCAGATATGGCGACTTGCGAAAAGCCACTAAATCAGCCGCGGAAAAATGCGAATACCACGTTTGCAGTGTCCAGTATCACAGACTCCAGTATTATAGACTCCACCATCGTGGAGGAAAAGTTTTTGCGCGAGGGGGAGA from Mugil cephalus isolate CIBA_MC_2020 chromosome 15, CIBA_Mcephalus_1.1, whole genome shotgun sequence encodes:
- the haus1 gene encoding HAUS augmin-like complex subunit 1, with amino-acid sequence MCEKIKKVRSWLSSVFGDQPVPQFEVNTRTVDILYQLAQSSEARCSDTALLIDDLKQKASEYEAEGAHLQDVLLHSVGLSCASLSKPTADYLSALVDNAMVLGVRDTSLGSFMPAVNDLTSELLEAEKSSRRLEKELRALRKRIGATLVLRSNLQEDINKTAKLQAVEHAKAEERLLNMDFVTAKVKELSNRRERSEAQLASRNMDKSITHQAIVQLSEEVSALKKEIMPLKKKLEPYMDLSPNPSLAQVKIEEAKRELAALDSQLEMKTDFK